Within Spinacia oleracea cultivar Varoflay chromosome 4, BTI_SOV_V1, whole genome shotgun sequence, the genomic segment cggaaaaaaccataaagccaggaaagcatattatttacacataatcatttagcatggtttagatgcatacactttgttgcgtgccttccctagctgcgcccgaaccgaacaagaacaagtctttaggactccaagtgtcgtccctccgtagatagtccacagcacatccggatccgccttaagcttgaccaactaggatcgcccttaaggtacttagaattttcagctagtataggcaattgtatgactgaatttttgctctcaaaaatcactttgaatacttgaatactctatacaaaataatgaccctaggcctttatttatagaggtatggaaagggaattgtaatcctattaggatacgaattaattaaactagaatcctaatagaattcttatttaattaattcatccttttaggtttaggaatttaatcattagtcgaaacctgatagctttaggattcgtatagcacaccaacacacacacgcacgcacagcagcccacgaggggcgccatgcgcgcgcacggcctcgtccgatgctaattcgtacgatacgcttccgattaatttcccgattccggaactcatttccgatacgaacaatatttaatatttccgattccggaattaatttccgtttcgaacaaatatttaatatttccgtttccggaattattttctgattccgataatatttccgattctgataatatttccgtttccggcaatatttccgttgcctggcgcagccttggctggtgcgttgtggcgcgctggcttgctgggcgatggcctggcttcgtgctgggccttcgtctggcaggcctcgtccgatgctaattcgtacgatacgcttccgattaatttcccgattccggaactcatttccgatacgaacaatatttaatatttccgattccggaattaatttccgtttcgaacaaatatttaatatttccgtttccggaattattttctgattccgataatatttccgattctgataatatttccttttccggcaatatttccgattccggcaatatttccatttccgataatattttccgatacgtaccatgtttccgtttccggcaacatctacgacttggataatatttatatttccgatacgatccatattttcgtttccggcaatatcatcgtttccggagcattcatttcttgcctgtgacgatctcagctcccattgaaaccaagatccgtcgattccgaatatccatagatggagtatttaatgccattaaatacttgatccgtttacgtactatttgtgtgaccctacgggttcaatcaagagtaagctgtggattaatatcattaattccacttgaactgaagcggcctctagctaggcattcagctcacttgatctcactgaattattaacttgttaattaacactgaaccgcacttattagacttaacatagaatgcatacttggaccaagggcattatttccttcacatttcCTATTCAAAATATTTGGGAGTCTTGCCCTCTGAAATTACTGCAAGAAAATTGTATGTGTTTTGCAGAAATAcgttcataattaacaaaatatgttatAGGATAGGGAGTACCTGAGGCAGTTGATGTCGGGGTTGAATTTGGTGATGGACTTTTATTTTTCCGTATAGCATGTGTTACGTATTCTCGTAATTTTGTTGATGGAAGTTTTTGTCGCTTCCCCTTCCTAGCTCATCCCCTCACTCAATCCGGCCTGCCTACTACTGTCTTGTTGTATCTCATCGATGTGCGGTACTGGTATTGCAGCAACTGCCTGTTGCTGGTTTAGTGCGCACTGCTTTGTTGCAAGCTGCAGTAGCTCGCTTCCCTCACTAGATGCTTCTTGCAGTGCCTCGCTACAAGCTTGATGCAGCGCCCCCGTTGTTGAGGCCTGTTGCATTGGTGCTAGTGCACTAGATGAACTGGTCTGCGCATCAATTTCACGCTGCAACGCCTCTTGTGCATGATGCAGCGCCTCCTGCGCCCTGCCCCGCGCCTCGCCCATAGCTGCAGGCGCTGTCCCATTCTGCCCAGACGCAGAGTTGCACCCATATGGCCTTGCTTCCATATCTTCCAGGCTGCTGCCCCAACAATTCCAACACATGTTCAGAATCATATTGCACCCTATTCTCTCCATCCCAAGCATTATTAGTGACATTTTCCACGGTCTCATTGTATGGAAACACTGTTTCATGAAATCGAACGTCACGAGACACAAAAAATTCACGAGTTTCTAGATCAAACAGTTGCCACCCTTTTTTACCAAACGGATAGCCCATAAGTATGCATTTTCTACCACGGGAATCAAATTTGTCTCCTTTACTCCATTGGTTGTGACCATAGCAAAGACATCCAAATTCCCGAATTAATTCATATGACGGTCCTTTCCAGAACAATGTTTCAAACGGAGATTTATTTTCAAGCAACCGGGTGGATGTCCTATTAATCAAATAACATGATGCCAAAacacattccccccaaaatttcTCAGGTAGTTGCGCTTGAAAACGCAATGCTCGTGCCACATTTAATAAATGTTGATGTTTTCGTTCTACTCTGCCATTCTGTTGAGGTGTACCAACACATGAAGATTCAAATAAAATgtcgttttaaaaaaaataaccttGCAGAAAATTAAATTCTGTCTCATTATCGCTCCGTATGACTTTGATATCTTGATTGAACTGACGTTTACTCATTGCAACAAAATTCATAACATAATCTCAACCTCAATTTTGTCACGaagtaaataaatccaaactCCTCTAGAAAAATCGTTTACAATAGTTAGGAAATATCGGGCCCCACAGAACGAACGTGTCATGTAAGGTCCCCATAAATCCAAATGAATTAATTCTAACATTCTACTTGCTTGATTCATACTAATTGGAAAACTACTCCTAGTATGCTTAGCCCGAGGACATATATCACATACTTTATTATTTGTTCTAACTGCACCACTAACAAGGGGAAGTAGCTTCACTATTTGTTCCGGCGGATGTCGCATTCGTTGATGCCACAGTTCCACTACACAATTTGTCGCAACCGCACACACCTTGACTAACGGAAATCCACAGAAAAAATAAAGTCCATCTTCTCGTTCACCCAGGCCAATCATCTTCCTCGTCGTGCGGTCCTGTATAACAcatattttgttagtaaattgaacAGCACAATTTGATTCATCACTTAATTGCattaaagaaattaaattgaaatttaaaCGAGGCACAAATAACACATTTTCCAACACCAATCCGCCTTCCAATTGTACCGAACCACTTTGATTTGCATTTGCAGTGTGTCCATCTGGTACTTCGACAGGACAATTTGGTATTTTTTGAACATTCTTCAATATTGAAAGATCGGATGTGTAGTGATTGGATGCGCCGGTATCCACAATCCATATTAAATCACTACTATTTTTACCTTGCAGTTTAGATTTCCCTTTAGAAAGTCCAAAATTTGTTGGACTTGAGTTGCTAAAACTCCTGAAAGCCCATCTGTAAGCCCAGTAGTATGTTTAGAAGCCTGTGTATTTTGGGCCAGAGTTTGCACCTTATAAGCTCTAACTTGAGAGCATGATTGTAACGTTGCCCCTGTATTAGCACTTCCGCCATTGTTACTGCTTCTTGCTGAATCCGTTCGTCCTCGACCACTCTGGCCTCCTCGACTTCCTGACCTGTAGGAGCCCCATCCTCCTTTCCTATCACTCGGCCACCACTCCGGAAACCCAATCAATTGAAAACACCCCTCTTCGTCATGCCCTACTTGGTTACGATGATTGCAAAATTTGTTGCTATATATTATCATCGTCACGGAGTTTCGAACGAGAATCCACCTTGATTGCCACCATACGCTCACGTCCCTTTTGACCCTGTTCTTCACGAAGGTCCTCTCGCTTCCTCCAAGCTAGGTAGAGGAGTTTGAGCGAGCAATTGGGCTCGAATGGCCTCGTACGAAGTATTAAGAccaatcaaaaaataatgtaaGTAATCCTCTGCCTGAATATTCACAATTTGACCAACAATGTCACACTTACTTGCCCCACAGGAGCACCTAGGCACGCGAGCGTAGGCAATACAATCCTTCCACAAAGTCGAAAATCGACCATAATAGGTTGCTATTGGTTCGTTTGGTTGTTGTTTGCAATTGCCAAGCCTCCTCTTTAACTGACATATGCGAGTGCCACTCACGATACAAAACTGTATCTTTAGATATATCCACATGACTCCAACGTCGTCGAAATCTCCAACAGTTGATTGCAGAGACTGTTGGAGACGAGCATTGAGTGTACCACAATCCAATCCGCAAGCCTATCAGGATCCATTGGTTCCTTGATTTTACCTTCAACGAAACCAAATTTCCTTTTTGACATGAGGGCTCGACGAACAGAAGCAGCCCACTCGTCATAACTCTTTGACCCACGCAGTTTAATCGGCATGATAATATTTCCAGGTGCATCGCTTGAACCCGGATAGTACGCCTTAGGCAGTTCGTCGCCGGACTTGGACTTCGGTTCTTTATCGTCTGTTGTCATAACTCAcgtttatgatttaattatgcgggaaaaaaaaatctaaccTTTCTCTTGATACCATGACAAATAACACTTAAGTTGTGTTTATTAATGTTAAGCATCAAGAATATATAGTACAAGTGTACAACGTATGAGAGTTCTAACTCAACTCACATTAGGAATAATATCCTAGGATATCACAGTAATATAATCCTAGGCTAATTCTATAACTTACAATATTGATTTTAGTATCCTAGTTGCACTAGCTAGTATTCTATCTTAACAGTTATCCAGAATTTATATATTAAGATGATAAAAAATATGGAGCTACACAATAATAAAACGATATCCCCTCTATAACATTCACAAAAAATGTCCTCTAGCTTAAATCGGTTCGGCATGAGCCGCATGGCTGCAAAAGTTTCAAATTTGATGGATGCATATGATAAAGCTCCAATGCTTTTTTGGCAATAAAACTCCAATGTTACTAGGTAGGAGCAAAAACATACTCTCCGTAATTAATAAAACGAGTCTAAACAAAGTACGCTAATATCAATCAGTAGAAAAAAGTGATACATAAACTTAGAACAGAAGGTTtaactctaattaaacaaagtacGGACTAATTATACATTAAAATATTGATTATTGACAAGTCTATAATTTGGTGGTGCATGTATCCGTCGTATTCTTCACATATGCGTCCTATTTATAAGTTATAACCATAAAAGTTTCTTATCTGTGTAGAACTTCACATATGCGTAATAAATAAATCATCTTAATAAAGTTACTTTGTTTTGTCCCTCTTATCTCTCAAAACACATTTTTTTTCAAACATACGCAACTACTAAAAGTTACATAATAACATTACTTTATTTTATCGTTattatttgtttgatttttaagCTAATATTccatccgtttcgaaataatagtaacaatttgacttttgacactatttatcAATTTTAATTTGACTATCAATTACAATTAGGTAAAAATATAGTcttgtgatatcttgtttgattcgtctcgatatgtattttggaatatcaactttttataatgttTACGTATACAAAACTAAAAATATTAATGTCCAAACATTGACATTGACAAGGGTAAAAAGGTAAATTGTCCTTGTTATTtcaaaacagagggagtatgtaaCGTAAGTTTAGCCAAtatcaaaaaatgaaaaaaaaaaaacatttatatATAAAATTCTAACATCATTTATCTCACAAATTTACTAGTCAAATTATAAGTTTTAtttagttaaaattttattttaactacaatttcttttgttaaatttctggggtttttttttcaattttattttttcagtaATTGATTTTACTACCAAGTACCAACTAATTAATGGATTTCATCCAAAAGGATGATTGGCCGTCTGTCATTCAGTTAAACATTCACTCTCACCCAAACCATTAACCATCCTTATCATCTCTATCATATATCTCTTTCCCACTACGAACCACGGAAGTTCTCCACTTCTCAAGGTCTGGACGGTCCAAGGAAAATCCATAAGTGGTTGAGTCGTCAAAATCGTTTGGGAAAAACCAAAAAATCGGGTTTTTAGTTGCAATCATCCGCAAAATATGATGATTAAAGCCAAGTAAGGTAACATGATAATGCCAAAGAACTTCACCATGGAGTACATTTATTAGTTGGTACTCTTGGCAGGAAATGAAGGAAGTAGAACAAGACATTTGAACCTACAATTTACAATTGTTACACCATTAATTCAGCCTACTAAAATAATTCTTATGTTCTTAAAATGTACGGTGGTAACTTGTAAACCAAATACTCCTCGAATTTCCAACTTATTCACCATATACACCCTCAATATAAACTAACAACAGACCCATGAATTAAAGTGTATCACATGCTCTTACCGTTGTTGCTCTTTGGATTTCTAACATGCGATTTGTGTACCTAAATAGTTCAAAAGTTTCTCCAACACAAATTCATAATTGAGGCTATGCAATAAGCATTATAAGACAACTGTAACAttatctgaaaataattaaacaaaaggTAACCAGTATAttgtaacttttttttatttaattattacgGTAAAGAAAAATTTTCtcgttaataaaaaatattttctgCAAATTTACTCATAACTagtttttgagcccgttcaatgaACGGGTAATTATATAGTGGTTTTTAAGCGGTTTTTTAAAGTGCTAATATTGTTGAGAGATTGTGATTAGGTGGGTTGAAAGtggaaaaaatatacaaattagATGGTGGATTAACATCGAGTGTTAAGGAGGGAGATGGGATGGAAGAAGctatatgaattaaatggtgaattgattttgaatgaggaagatgaatTGGGGTGTTAAACCTGTAAAATAATTGTGAAACAAATCACAAAaggaaaatttgaaaaaaacacaaaataatAGAGGAAATATGGGATGACACATGTTATCTATCCATAgtcttcctttttaaatactaggtattgattgatGTACGAAGGTAATCCTATAATTTTTCTAAAAGGTTTATGAATCGACAATTAATTtatcataaaaaaataattattcaaaacatattaaaaattACCAAAAGTTCGGTAAAATTACCCCGATCTTCAGACATTTTCATACATATAAGTTCATTTAAAACAAAACAGGTTAtataataagttcaaataagttaagataagttaagATTAGTTCAAATAATCTAAGTTCATACAAAATAAGTCAAGTAAAACGGAGTCTTATTCGTTTATTGAAATAGAAAACCAATTAAAAATTACTCTGTAACAATTTATGGAGATAGTAAATGACTAAATGGGGCTATTCTAAGTGATAGAATGTTACTATGTAGTACTTCGTACTGTATATCAGTATATGCCTTCCGATCCTTCAATCAAGGCATCAAACACAATAATTCACCGACGAATTAATCATTGACCATTGATCACAACTTGTTTAacctttaatttaatttaaattaattctttTCTTTCGTCAGGTGTTCACACATCAATCTCGTTGTATTTACTGATAAAGAGATACTATTCTAAAGTTGTTATTTTCCCCCatcaaaaagaaagagaaaagaagttgttattttccgatttactTTAGATAGTTGGTGGGCACATAGTAAAAAAATAACTTATATAAAGGGGTTGAGATGTTGAACAAGAAGCATAACAAAAAATAATACAATCAATCATAAATATCATGGGAAATTTAGGAGGAATGGCTTCTCTGGTAGCCACTCTAATAGTGGCATTTGCACTAAGTGTGCCTTCACTAACCACAGCCGACTACATATATTCCTCTCCACCACCACCAATGTACAAATCTCCACCTGTATACAAGTCCCCACCTTCAACTCCAGTGTATAAGTCTCCACCTGTTCACGAATACCCACCATCCACCCCGGTGCACAAGTCTCCACCTGTCCACGAATACCCACCACTCACCCCGGTGCACAAGTCTCCACCTGTCCACGAGTACCCACCACCCACCCCGGTGTACAAGTCTCCACCTGTCCAAGAGTACCCACCACCCACCCCGGTGCACAAGTCCCCACCAGTCCATGAGTACCCACCACCCACCCCGGTGCACAAGTCTCCACCCGTCCACGAGTATCCACCATCCACCCCAGTGCACAAGTCTCCACCAGTCCACGAGTACCCACCACCCACCCCGGTTCACAAGTCTCCACCAGTCCACGAGTATCCACCACACACACCAGTTCACAAGTCTCCACCAGTCCATGAGTACCCATCACCCACACCAGTATACAAGTCTCCACCAGTCCATAAGTACCCATCTCCATCACCAGTATACAAGTCTCCACCAGTGCACAAGTACCCACCACCAACACCGGTTTACAAGTCTCCCCCGGTTGAGAAATACCCACCACCCACGCCTGTGTACAAATCTCCACCAGTATACAAGTCTCCACCAGTGCACAAGTACCCATCACCAACACCGGTTTATAAGTCTCCTCCGGTTGAGAAATACCCACCACCCACACCTGTCTACAAATCTCCACCAGTATACAAGTCTCCACCAGTGCACAAGTACCCAACACCAGTTTATAAGTCTCCACCAGTTGAGAAATACCCACCACCCACACCTGTCTACAAATCTCCACCAGTATACAAGTCTCCACCAGTGCACAAGTACCCAACACCAGTTTATAAGTCTCCACCAGTTGAGAAATACCCACCACCCACACCTGTCTACAAATCTCCACCAGTTCACAAGTACACACCACCCTCCCCAGTGTACAAGTCTCCACCTGTTCACGAGTACCCAACACCTACTCCAGTCTACAAATCTCCACCAGTTCACAAGTACCCATCACCCACCCCAGTTTACAAGTCTCCTCCTGTTGAGAAGTACCCTCCACCCACCCCTATTTACAAGTCTCCACCAGTCCACAAATACCCTCCACCCACACCAGTGTACAAGTCTCCACCAGTTCAAAAATACCCACCACCCAGCCCAGTTTACAAGTCACCACCGGTTGAAAAATACCCACCACCAACTCCTGTCTACAAATCACCACCGGTTCACGAGTACCCACCACCCACCCCAGTTTACAAGTCCCCCCCAGTTCACGAGTACCCACCACCAACTCCCGTTCACAAGTCTCCACCAGTTCACGAGTACCCAACTCCCACACCCGTCTACAAATCTCCACCCGTTCACAAATACCCACCACCATCCGTTTCCCATCCCACTCCATCCCCTTATGTCTACgcttctcctcctcctcctccttacCACGAGTAAAAAAAAGTTTCTCTTAAGTGAGAATATCTTATCGAGGTCAGTTTCATAAAAACTTCACTGGTTTCTACATGCATGAGCATACCAAGTTCAAAGTTTAATGTGCTTATGTGACAACGTGGGAAAAAGTCTTAAAGTACATAAGAAATTAATATATCATAAGTTATGACTAATTTAGTTATTACGATATTAAGCCAGTGATTCTATTACCTCAAAATTGACAACACATTAGAAATactaattttcttttactgTTTTTACCTTTCTTTTTTACAGgtgaaaagttagttgacaacCAACAAAGAGGAATAAAAGTCAAAGTTGTGGACGTGTATTTGTCGAAAGAGCTATTGCgatgaaataatataaaaaagtttgtcgttttgaattttatttcaattcatGTGCTCTGCATGATCTGCATGGGGGCATGGATTAGATGGCCGGCTTGTATAATTTTGTACTTTTTACTATCaagattttatattattaataaaataacGTATTCCTTCTTTAATAAGTTAATATCGGATTTCAGCCTACTCGAACTGTAACTTTTCTTTTAATTAGAAACAAAACAATTAAGAAATATGAAGTGGGAACTTGTAAACTACAATATTTACCTTATCCTGTTATCCATGAACTTGATTTCCCTTTAAAGATATGTTACATTGTTACATATCTTCCGAAAGTAACTCTCAAATAATTTTATATGCAAATATCGTCTAGCTCTACACACAACTGATAAGAAGGGAAAATGGTCTTCGACCTTAATGCATTCAAATTCTCATAGAGGGGAATAATTGCAAATATCGTTTGATCTGACCTAAGTGAGTCATGCCCTCCCAAACAGAAATTTTTGCAGTGAATATTTAGGTCCCTCTAAAATTTGGGCATTATTGAATTACCTCCGTACTATATTAACATAATTCTTCTACTAATACCATGGTTAATGgtgtgttctattcacctggTTTTTACTATTTTTCCTAAATTTTATCttaattatctgaacttaatatCAAAAATCATTTTGGTTGTAATTAAATTGTACTTAATAAGCCCTTATTTTCCTTggacttattttatcttatacttccctaggggtgtgcaaaaattgTTCCGGACCGAAAAAATGGATCGGACTGGACTGACCctgaccggaccggaccggaccgaaggcAATCAGTCCGGTCTCCGGGTCGAGAAATATCAATTTCCGGTCTTctttccggtccggtccggtccaaaaCCCGATTTTGGACAGGAAcgatttttccttaataaaattAAACTACTTAAAATGTTAATTCTCTtctttaatatgttgtaaatattactatatatattgtgatatattttattttatctttaaaAAAAGGCCTTAAACAATTGGTTTTTTTTATAtacattttttcttttttactataatttttagaaaaaataacaaaaatatggaaataggtttaCAATCGGTCCAAACCAGTCTGGTCCGGATTTTGGACAGATTTTTCCGGTCCTATCCTGGTCCGGTCCAAGCATAATCGGTCCGGTCTTTGGGTCTCGAATTCTCAAAATTTTGATAGTTGGTCCGGTACgggtcggtccggtccggtccgggtttggaccgatgaacacccctaTACTTCCCCCAttccaaaaaaaattgcaacattTTGAGTtgtgccactattcatataccAATTTTGACCATATATTTTTACTAATTTGTTAAAAGCAAATGGTATCAAGTAAAATGTCATTGAGTTGATTTCATTATATACtttcataatattaaatttGGACCATTTTACAATAGCCACAATAAAGTGGTGGCCACCACAAACTATTAAATCTTAGCCTTTGAATAAAAGTGGAACATTCTTGTCCATTGATTTTACTgacttttattttgttttataccatttaatcattaaattaaaataagttttaaataaaaaaattaaaaattaaaaatacttATATCCTCATCTACGATCTGTACCCTAAtctctccaaaaaaaaaaatctacaacAAAACAATCAAAGTCCGACCCAAGCGCTTTCGCCCATTCTGATCCGACTTCGATCACTAAAATGATAAATACAATCACAAGTTTCgttattttttttacaaatttgcagaACTGATTGTTAAATTACGTACGTAGTGCAAATAATCACTTTGCTTTGTTTGATGagttaaaaaacaaaaattgcGAATTACAAGTTTGACAATGGCTGTCTCTTTGTTCGTAATTTTTAAATTTGCAGGTCTCTGTTACGAACTTATTCTTAATACAAAATTTCTTCAAATTTCGTTCCAATTTCAATTACTTCGGATCTAGAAGAGAATTTTAATCGAATAACATAATTTAAGATGGTTTTAATGTTAAAAGAAGAAGAGTATAAATAGATCATGCTTTCATGGATGCATTTTTCGGCTTTTTACTACGaagtataataaataatttaccCACTATCATTTTCTTACAATAAAAAATACTTCGTACGAGTATCTCATTTCCCCACTTTCATCTGACTTTAATAACATCAACTTACACAGTTACACTTCTAAAATTCCATGCCGGTCAAAACGTATCACTTAAtaaaatatggagggagtactgACTAATAATTGAGAATGACGTAGTACGAAATACtttctccgtttctttttgttctttacgtttgaccTTTTGCACCTTTATTAACGTCTAATTAatatgcattgagattcctctatctttttatttaaacaaggaaaaattacgtttatttata encodes:
- the LOC110784674 gene encoding proline-rich extensin-like protein EPR1 gives rise to the protein MGNLGGMASLVATLIVAFALSVPSLTTADYIYSSPPPPMYKSPPVYKSPPSTPVYKSPPVHEYPPSTPVHKSPPVHEYPPLTPVHKSPPVHEYPPPTPVYKSPPVQEYPPPTPVHKSPPVHEYPPPTPVHKSPPVHEYPPSTPVHKSPPVHEYPPPTPVHKSPPVHEYPPHTPVHKSPPVHEYPSPTPVYKSPPVHKYPSPSPVYKSPPVHKYPPPTPVYKSPPVEKYPPPTPVYKSPPVYKSPPVHKYPSPTPVYKSPPVEKYPPPTPVYKSPPVYKSPPVHKYPTPVYKSPPVEKYPPPTPVYKSPPVYKSPPVHKYPTPVYKSPPVEKYPPPTPVYKSPPVHKYTPPSPVYKSPPVHEYPTPTPVYKSPPVHKYPSPTPVYKSPPVEKYPPPTPIYKSPPVHKYPPPTPVYKSPPVQKYPPPSPVYKSPPVEKYPPPTPVYKSPPVHEYPPPTPVYKSPPVHEYPPPTPVHKSPPVHEYPTPTPVYKSPPVHKYPPPSVSHPTPSPYVYASPPPPPYHE